In Leptolyngbya sp. NIES-2104, the genomic window GGGGTCAACCGATGCCAAGGAGTTTTCTTTTCCTCAGCATCAGCTAAATGAAGTGCGCCAATGTGCAGCAAGATCATTGATGCTCACGATTCCGTATAAGAACTTTGCCAGCACCCCAAGCTAAGCCAAAGGTGGCTAATGTTCCAAGTAAACCTGCTGCGGGAGTGGCAATCTGCTCTGGAACACCCCGCAATTGGTATTCTTCAAAAATTTGATAAAACGGCAGCTTGTGCGCGATCGGTTCCTCAGTCGCTTTGTTCTCAAAGCCCTGATCTTGAGCAACCCGATCAAGTCCATCTGGATTAGAACTCGCAAACGGGGATAAAAACACTGCAACGAGTAAGGCAATTCCTAATCCAGAGATAACAAAAGCACGATTTCGAGTTTGTGAAGCTTGAGACATAATCAGTTTCCTTTAGCGTGAAGAGTACGATCGCGACATGTCCTCTCTAGCAGCGCGAGGTGCTCGGTGAATCAAATCCGGGCGAGTTTTCAAGATGTAGCTCAAAGCAATCACTGTGATGACTGCCTCACCAATCCCGATCATCAAATGCCAGAACGTCATTGCAGACAAAGCAACCGGAAGCGGCACCGCACCTGAAATGGCAAGCTGAAATGCACACACGATCGCCGCAATCATCACACTGACCCAAGCCGCGATCGCTGCCCCAGTCAAAATTGCCTTGGAGTCATCACGTCCCATTGCATTCCGAATCGATCGGTACAAGTAATAGCCGCCAAACGTTCCGATCAATCCCATATTAAAAATATTGGCTCCCAGTGCAGTCACGCCGCCATCCTGAAACAAAAACGCCTGCACGATAAACACAACCGTCATCACCAGCGATCCCGCCCAAGGACCCAGCAGCACACCTGCCAGCGTTCCACCCAGCAAATGTCCCGAAGTTCCACCCGGAATCGGAAAATTAATCATTTGAGCTGCAAAAATAAACGCAGCACACACTCCCATCAGCGGTACAGTGCGCTCTTGATACTCCGCTTGAACGCGATTCAAACTCACTGCAATGAGCACGATCGCAAATATCCAAGTCAGCAACGTTACGGGCACATTCAAGAAACCATCTGGAATGTGCAGCGCCAAATGATGTGGAAAAAAAACCATAGATTCATCCTTGAGAGAGACAATCTTGAAGCGGATCAAGTCGTGAGTTCTAAACGTTCAGTAGAGTTGATCCATCTCTCAGAATTCAATCCCAGGTAGGGGGATAATCGGCGGAATTTAAGCCTGACTTAAGATTCAAGCCTTTCTGCAAAAGAAACTTCAGAGTCTCTATAGACGAAGTGGCAGTTCATACGTTAAGATACGCGATTGTGAGTTTTGTTACCCCTATGAACGCGCAAGAAATCATCCGCTCGATCGAAGCGGAGCAGCTAAAAGACAATATCCCCACGATCTATATCGGGGATACGGTTCGTGTCGGCGTGATCATTCAAGAGGGCGACAAGGAACGGACGCAGCCCTATGAAGGTGTCGTGATTGCAAAAGGTAGTGCTGGCATCACGAAAAACATCACAGTGCGACGTGTGTTTCAGGGCGTTGGAGTGGAGCGGGTTTTCCTGATTCATTCTCCGCGCATCGAAAGCATCAAAGTGATTCGTCGGGCAAAAGTGCGTCGGGCGAAACTGTACTACCTACGCGATCGTGTGGGCAAGGCAACTCGCTTGAAACAGCGTTTCGATCGTCCTTTGACCTAGTTTTTTCAGGTTTTAGACGCAAGTGTCCATTCCCTGATAAACTAGATACAGAACGCAATCAGAGTCGTTCAGCATATGCGCTCTTAGTTCAGTTGGTAGAACGCAGGTCTCCAAAACCTGATGTCGGGGGTTCAAGTCCTCCAGGGCGCGCTGAATTACTCTGATTTTGTGTGTGAGTGCGATTTTGATCGGATCGTGTGCCGCGATCGAGAAAAGTCTTTATGATAGGAATTCGGTCGAGCGCAAATTTGGGAGTCAAGAGCGGTGGCAAAGACAGAAGAGGTCAAAAAATCAGGATTCAACCCCAACGAGTTCGCTAAGGAAACGAAAGAAGAACTCGACAAAGTGGTGTGGCCCAGCCGACAGCAACTGATCGGTGAATCCATTTCAGTAATTTTGATGGTCACGCTCTCCGCAACCACAATCTATTTCGTTGATCAACTCTTTCATTGGGCACAAGTGAAGGTGTTCGGATGACATACACTTCAGACGAAACTCAGAACGATCGCACTGATGACAACCCGGATGATCAGTTGACGAGAAGTGCCCGTTGGTACGCCGTCCAGGTAGCATCGGGCTGTGAAAAGCGCGTCAAAATGAATTTAGAACAGCGCATCGAAACGCTCGATGTCGCGAATCGAATTTTGGATGTTCAGATTCCTGAAACGCCGATTCTGAGGCACCAAAAAGACGGACGACCCAAGGAAGCCGCTGAGAAAGTATTCCCTGGATACGTCCTTGTGAAAATGGTGATGGACGATGAAACGTGGCAGGTAATTAAGAATACTCCCAACGTGATCAACTTCGTCGGAGCCGAACAAAAGCGGCGTTATGGGCGGGGGCGTGGTCACGTCAAACCAATGCCATTGGGACATGGAGAAGTCGAACGCATCTTCAAACAATCCCAAGAGCAGGAGCCAGTCAGAAAAATCGACATGGCAACAGGCGACAAGATTACGGTGCTTTCGGGTCCGTTTAAGGACTTTGAAGGGGAAGTGATCGAAGTTAGCCCAGAGCGGAACAAGCTCAAAGCACTTCTGTCTATCTTTGGGCGAGAAACCCCGGTAGAACTCGAAGTAAACCAAGTAGAGAAAATTTAACCGACTTTCACTAAAGTCAAGAATCGATGGCAAAAAAAGTAACCGCAGTGATCAAGCTGGCGATTAATGCTGGCAAGGCGAACCCTGCGCCGCCGATCGGACCTGCGCTCGGTCAGCACGGGGTCAATATCATGATGTTCTGCAAGGAATACAACGCCAGAACCGCAGACCAAGCGGGAATGGTCGTTCCTGTAGAAATCTCAGTTTACGAAGACCGCAGTTTCACATTTATCCTCAAAACCCCGCCTGCATCGAAACTGATCGCAAAAGCGGCTGGAATTGAGACCGGTTCTGGTGAGCCAAACAAGAAGAAAGTGGGCAAAATTTCCCGCACTCAATTAGAAGACATCGCCAAGACCAAATTGCCTGACCTCAATGCAAATGACATCGAGGCAGCAATGAAAATCATCGAAGGAACCGCTCGTAACATGGGCGTGACCATCGCCGACTAAACCTTTATTCGGGGGAGAGACTTTCTCGCGATTACCCCAGGAGACACATGGTAAAGAAACTATCCAAGCGCACGAGAGAACTTCGTGCCAAAGTCGAAGATAAGGCTTACACTCCTTTAGAAGCCTTAGAACTGCTAAAAGAGACTGCAACGGCGAAATTTCCCGAATCCGCAGAAGCTCACATCCGTCTCGGCATTGATCCGAAGTACAGTGACCAACAGTTAAGAACTACCGTTGCACTACCGAAGGGAACCGGGCAAGAAGTCCGAGTTGCGGTGATTGCACGAGGCGAGAAAGTCACTGAGGCAACAAATGCAGGTGCTGACATTGCAGGTTCGGAAGAACTGATCGACGAAATCCAAAAAGGGCGGATGGATTTCGATCTGTTGATTGCAACCCCGGATGTGATGCCGCAGGTGGCGAAATTGGGTCGGGTATTGGGTCCGCGTGGTTTGATGCCATCCCCGAAAGGCGGCACTGTGACCTTTGACCTACCGCAAGCGATCGCTGAATTCAAAGCAGGGAAACTCGAATTCCGGGCAGATCGTACCGGAATCGTTCACGTCCTGTTTGGCAAAGCAACCTTCTCGGCTGACGATTTGCTCACCAACTTGAAAGCGCTGCAAGAAACGATCGACAGAAACAGACCATCCGGCGCAAAAGGACGCTATTGGCGTACAATGTATGTGTCGTCAACGATGGGACCTTCGATCGAGGTCGATATCAACAGTTTGCGCGACCTCAAGGTTGGAGATGCTGCCTAGACAAAAGTTTTTCAACTGAATATCCAAACCAAAGACAGCGGGTGTGAGTTTTTCACTTAATGTCCTGCCGAGGTTTGATTTTTGCAAGACACAGCTTTTTGTGTTCTCAAGAAATCATGCGAACTCGGCTTTTCACAAGGTCGAGTTTTTTGTTTTTGGATATTCTCATTCGTCCCAAATCAGGAGGTGAGAAAGAGTGGGAAGAACGTTAGCGAGCAAAAAGGAAATCGTTGCGGATCTGAAAGAAACGCTAAGTGAAACACAGTTGGTGTTTATCATCGGCTACAGTGGCTTGTCGGTCGCAGAAATCACAGATTTACGGAATCGCTTGCGTCCAAAAGGTGCCATTTGCCGCGTGGCGAAAAACACCTTTATGGAGAAAGCAACCGAAGGCGACGATCGCTGGCAAGCGGTGAGCGAATTACTCAAAGGTGATTCCGCGTTTGTCATGGTCAAAGACGATCTGGGTGGTGCAATCAAGGCATACCAAGAGTTCCAAAAGGCTGCCAAGAAGACCGAGATTCGCGGCGGTGTGATGGATGGCAGAGTGCTCAAAGAAGCGGATTTGAAAGCGATCGCTGATCTACCGTCGAAAGAGCAACTCATTGCCCAAATCGCCGGAGCAATCAACGGAGTCGCGACCCAGTTGGCAGTCGGTATCAACGAAGTGCCGTCTGGATTGGCAAGAGCGCTTCAACAACTGTCCGAAAAAGACCAAGAAGCAGCGTAAGCTGAACATCATTCAATTTAGGGAGTTAGTTCCATGTCTGCTGTAACCGATGAAATTGTAGAAAAGTTAAAGGGTTTGACCCTGCTCGAAGCGTCTGAACTCGTCAAACAAATTGAAGAAACGTTTGGCGTGAGTGCTGCGGCTCCGGCTGGTGGCATGATGATGATGGCTCCTGGCGGCGGCGGTGCTGCTGCGGCTGAAGAAGTCGAAGAGAAGACCGAATTCGATGCAGTCCTCGAAGAAGTTCCGGCTGATAAGAAGATCGCGGTTCTTAAAGTCGTTCGGGGTATCACAGGTCTGGGTCTGAAAGAAGCGAAAGACCTGGTGGAAGCTGCACCGAAAGCGGTCAAAGAAGGTGTCGCGAAGGCTGAAGCTGAAGATATCAAGAAACAGATCGAAGAAGCTGGCGGTAAGGTTTCGGTCAAATAGTTTCGTTTGATTCTGATGATGTTGGGAGTCTCTAGTTTGAGGCTCCTTTTTTATTAGACAAATTTATTCCAGATTGACCGAAATCCTAACCAAACCGCGCAAAATCCGCCAACTGCAAAAGCAATCAGACCATCCCAACCTAAGCATTCCTGTACTTTCTGAAGTGTGAATGCTTGATGGAGTGATTGAAATCCAATAATCGTACTTCCAACTCCAAAAGCTAAATCTGCAACTTCTCCAAAAGGTGGAATCTGCTGACCTCGAAGTGTTTTGACGGTTGCAAGTATTGCGATGAATATGGCGGTGCAAATTCCCCAAACTGTAAATAGCAAATTCATCGACGCATTCCATCTGGTCTAAATTTGGCGGAGCTAGTATACCATCCGTAAATTGCAGCTAGAACACTGCCGATGATGGCTCCTGGGACTTGTCCGATCGTTCCTCCCAAGAAGGCTCCCCCTGCAATGATGGTAACGATTCGATCGCCTTTTTCCCAAAAATCAGATTTAGCAGAATCGCGTTTTGAAGGATCGGTAAATAGTTCACGAGTTCGATCGCTGAATCGAGTGAGCAACAGAATTGCGTCTTGTTCGAGATCAGTACCCGTTTTTTCGAGCGTGGCGATCGCGCTTTTTGATCGTTCTTGTGCTTTGTATTGGCGTTTGAGATCGAGCCGAGCGGTATCGTAGCGTTCTTGCAAGTGTGGGTTACTTTGGGTTAGTTCGTGAATGATGGCGATCGCTTGGTCGAAGTGTTGTTGTGCGATCGCAATTCCGATTTGATTGATTTTGGCATAATCTTCAGCGGCTAAAGGCGGATCGAGACGGTCGATCGCGAGGAGAAAGGCTTTTAACGTGGTTTCGTCGTTTGCTTTCATTGGTGTGTACCTGTGAGCGTGAAGGCTGCCCAATGATAGGGATCAGAATAGGGAGTGTCTTGTAGCTCTATCTTACGTGCGTTGAGGTTTTCTTGAATCAGTGTAATTTCATCTTGAATGTCTTGGTGATAATCGTGATTTGGAGAAAGTTGAGTGAGCCAACGATCGAGCCATTCGAGCAGGGCTTGATAGGTCAGCGATCGTAACCAGGTTTGAGCAGTTTTGAGGGCTTGGGCGGCGGGAATTTCGGGATAGAGTTCGTAGAACTTGAGAATGAGCCAAGTGTTTGAGATTTCGTTGACGTTCCAGAGGGTGCTAAGGACAGCGGTGGCTCCAGCTTGTAAGAAAGCGCTAACGAGTCCGACAAATTCGGTGTCGATCGATTGGTTTCCAGTGAGTGCAGTTTCGCAGGCTGAAAGGGTGATGAGTTCATAAGCAGTCAGATTGAGATGACGAATCGTTTTAGCGGTGAGAGGTTCGTCATCGGTGAGGATGAGGGCAGAGTGTTCGGGTGGAGTGTTGTAACCTGCGTGTCCGGTGAAGTGGAAATGCGTATGCTGATCGCTCAATGCGTGAATGACGTTTTCTGCGGTTGCTTTAGTTTCGTCGAGTCGCGTGTGGTGTGGAAAGAGATAGCAAGCTAGGGCGGATTCAAGTTGTGCGTAGGGCATCTGAGCGCGATCTGTTTTCGGGTCTTCGACGCTGAGTAAGTTGAGATGTGTCGATCGGGGTTTCTTTTGCAAAGTTAAGCCGATTTGAAGGCTCGGAAGGTAGCTAACTGCGAGGGTTTCTGAGAATAGAGCGTGAAGGGGAAAGCGATGTAGATCGCGATGGGGTAAAAGGATCAGGTTTTGGATATTGGAGAGATGGGATTCGATCGCGCTAATTTGCAGAATTTCTTTTAGCTTTGCAAGTTGCGTCTTTAAACTTCTACGCCAAGGATGATCAGATTGATTTGCTTTTTTGTTTCGATAATCGTTGTATTGAGTATTCCAGGATTTGATCCAGGACTGGAGTTTTTGACATCGATCGTAAGGCAAAGCATTCTCTAAAAGGATTGGATCTTCTGAAGTTGGGGTGAGAATGAAGGTGGCGAGGGAATCATCGCTGAAATGCCAGTAAACGATCGCGGTTTGCGGGTTGAGCAGTTGGCGCATTTCTGCATAGCTTGGACTGACGACTTGTTCTTTCCATTCGTCGAGAATCCAAGTGAGACAGCGATTTTTATAGCGTTCTGCGGTTTCGAGAGCGGTGATGGTTTCGTCTTGGGCGATTAAGCGATCGACAGCGATCTGGCTAAAGCCTGAGAATTTTGCTTCGAGGTTGCGTTTCTGTAAGGGTGTCGATTGAGCATTAATCAATTGCCGAAACACTTCTAATCCTGTGACGTGCCATTTATCAGCAGCTTTGGGATTGCCTAAGCCAAGATAGGCTTTAATGAGGTTTTGAATGAGTTCTAAATAATGCTTCGGGAATGATTCTAATGTCTGTCTTGCGGTGTTGTAACTCGTGATTACTCGACCGTAGTAAATTTTGGCAGCTTGAATATTTTGTTCGCGTTGTGCTTGGTAAAAATAGGTATTGCCTTTGCCACGATGAAGATTTCCCCATCCTTCAGGGTCAGCTTCTTTTAGAACATGGGTAAGTCCTTGATTGTAATTCGCGATTGCCCCTTCGTATCGTCCTAAATTATCGAGTGAAATGCCGCGATTGTACCAAGCTGCGTGAAAATCCGGTTTGATTTTGATCGCTTTGTCACAACTTACGATTGCGTCTTCGTACTGTCCTAGATTATGGAGTGAATTGCCACGATTCGTCCAAGCTGAATGGTTATCTGGTTTAATATCGAGCGCTTTGTCGCAACTTACGATCGCATCTTCGTACTGTCCTAGATTATGGAGTGAAATACTACGATTGTTCCAAGCTTCATTCTTACCTGGTTTAATGTGGAGCGCTTTGTCAAAGCTTGCAATCGCATCTTCGTACCGATCTAGATCATTGAGTAAAATGCCGCGATTGTACCAAGCTTCATCAAGATCTGGTTTGATGTCGAGCGCTTTATCAAAGCTTGCAATCGCATCTTCGTCCCGTCCTAAATTGTGGAGTGAACTGCCACGATTGCACCAAGCTGCATGAGAATCCGATTCGATGTCGAGTGCTTTATCAAAGCTTGCGACCGCATCTTCGCACCGTCCTAAATTGTGAAGTGAAATACCGCGATTGTACAAAGCTTGATAATTTGGTTCGATGTCGAGTGCTTTATCAAAGCTTGCGACCGCATCTTCGTCCCGTCCTAAATTGTGGAGTGAATCGCCGCGAATGATCCATACTTCTGGAAGATCCGATGTGATGCCGAGCGCTTTATCGTAGCTTGCAATCGCATCTTCGTATCTTCCTAGATTATCAAGTGAAATGCCACGAATGATCCGTACTCCTGGGAGATCCGGTTTGATGTCGAGCACTTTGTCATAGCTTACGATCGCCCCCTCAAAATTCCCTGCACGGTAACATTCATTTCCCCGCTCAAACCAAGCCTCCGCTTCATCGTTCGGAGCCTGCGATCGATTCTCTCGCTCTAACCGTTGCCCGATCGACTCCGCCACCCAACACAACTCCCCCTCCTGCAACCGCCCCAACCTCAACAACCGTTCCCCTAACTCCCGATGCTCCTCCCCACCCTGCAACCGCTCTCCAAACCCACGCAACCACTCTGCCAAACCCTCCCGCGTCACCCCTCGCTGTTGCAAAAATCCCCGAATCCATCCGCGATTAAACTCCGATCGCCGTTCCACTTCATTCAGCAACGCAAAAAATACCGCTTCATACTCAGCAGCAGAAAGCGTCTGTTGAACCGGAGAAATAGCAGGTTCAACTTGAGAACGAGTACCAAACCAGTGACGAAACGATTGCTTTAACCAGCGCCAGAGCTTTGCAAACATCGATCAATCTTGACACGACATCTCATTCTACAGAACGAAAATTTGGAGTCTGCAAAATTTATCGATCGATTTTATACTTGTTGTCGCAATCGTTCTAGTGTTTGTCGATCGTCTTCCAGATCCGATTCATCGTAATGTAGATATACGTTAGACTGCTTTAGAAAGGTATCAACGGCAAAGCGCGATCGTAATCCTAAAATTTGTCTGACTTGAAACCGAGTGATAATATCATTTCGATAGGCTTCAATCACCAAAGCCTCTAAAGCTTTGCGCGACAAATCATCACCGTTACGTTGCAGAGTTTCGGCAAAGTCATCAGGAATATTGATCGTTACTTGCATAAAGATACAGGATGATGCTTTGACTCTAGTTTACTGGTAGATGTTCGATCATGTCGGTAAAGACATTGCGATCGCACTTCCAAATAACTCATTCCACAACTCGAAGAAAAGTACGATCGCTTAAAACATCCGCTTTCCTTCTATGTCAAAATAGCCTTAGCAGGAAAAGTTGCATTTTATGACCGTTCAAGAAACCCTACAACGCTATCATCTTGTTCACTCTGATCCAGAAATCATGAGTGGGATGCCTGTTTTTGTAGGAACCCGTGTACCCGTTCAGACCTTTTTCGATTATTTGGAAGGCGAAAATGGGTTGAACGAATTCATTGACGATTTTCCACACTTACAGCATCAAGCGATCCAAGTGCTAGAAGCGATCGCGAAATCCACAATCGAACAAGAACGGAAGGCGCGTGCAGGTTCTACTTGACGAAAATCTCTTGAGTAAAAAACTCAAACGCCCTTTGATAGAAGCTGGCTATTCGGTCAGTAATGTAGACGACATGGGTTGGCGAGGCTTCAAAGATCGCGAAATCCTGAATCTGGCAGAAGCACATCCTTTCGATATTTTCATCACGGCTGATAAAAATTTGGTCTATCAGCAAAATCTTGTGCAGCGATCGCTTAGACTCGTTATTCTAGATTCCAGCAGTACTCGCCCTGATCATTTACTGCCGCTCATTGTGCAATTGAGTACGGTTCTTTCGCAACTCTCAAGCGGAACTGCAATCTCAATTAATGACGCGGCTGAAATTGCTCAAATTTATCCTTAACATCAGCGACGATTGATCGATTGAGTCTTTTATCAGGTTTGGACAGTCTGAAGTGAAATGCTAGATTGGATTCACCGTTGTGAGTCTGCCCGTATGTCGAACAATCTCTTCACGACTTCAGAGCCATCTTCTACGCCGATCGTCATTTCTCCGAATTCGCCCATCGTCGGTTGGGGCATTGTTTTAATTGCATTTGGAATTGCTCTAGGGAGTCAAGCATTGCGAAAAGATCGATCGCAGCCCGAACTCGATCCTTATCAACCGTTACCGTTTACTCAACCGCTGCAATGGCTCGGATACGGCAAACAATTGGAAAATGCGAAGAATCTCGAAGGCGCGATCGCAGTTTACGAACAAGGCTTAAAACAGCACCCGAATGATTTTCGACTGTGGCACGAACGGGGGTTGGCATTGGCGAAACATCAGCGATTTGAAGCAGCATTAGAGAGTTACGATCGCGCTTATGAACTGCGTCCAGACTGTCGGGATTTGGCACATGAGCGGGGAGATGCACTCTTGCAGCTTAGACGATATGAAGAAGCGATCACATCACTGGAATTTTATTTGCGGTATGTGCGGGAAAGTGCTCATATCTCAAGTGATATTGGTATGGCGCAGTATCGGTTAGGACGGTATGAAGACGCATTACGATCGCTCAATGCTGCCATTAACAGCGCTCAGCGTGATCCTTATTCTCTGACTCAGGCAAGATACTATCAAATTGAAAGTTTGCGGCAGTTGGGGCGATTGGATGAGGCGATTCAGGCGGCGGTATTGGGAATGAAGGAAAGTGCTGACCCGTACTTTAAGGCGCAATATGAAGCATTGCAAAGTCAGATGGGGATTCACTAGCAGCGTACCTCTACAATGAGAATCAGAAACGTAACGCGCAGATTCTCATGACACAGCAAGTTCTTATTCTCGGTGGCAGTGGACGCATCGGGAGCAAAGTTGCCGCTGATTTGATTGCTCACACTTCAGCCGAGATTACGATCGCAGGACGCAATTTAGTCACGGGAGCAGAAGCTAGTCAGCGACTGGGAGAACGGGTGAAGTTTAGCGCGATCGATTTGTCTACAGGTTCGGGATTGAGAGCCGCGATCGATCAGGCTGATTTAGTGATTCACTGTGCGGGACCGTTTCACTATCGGGATGCGAGTGTGTTGCAGGTGTGCATTGATCAAGGTGTGAACTATGTTGATGTCAGCGATCATCCTTCGTTTACTCGGAAGGCGTTAGCTTTTCGATCGAATGCTGAATCTGTTGGTGTTACTGCAATTATTAACACTGGCATTTTTCCTGGTATTTCTAATAGCATGGTGCGGCGTGATGTCGAACAGTTAGACCATGCGGAGAAAATTCATTTAAGTTATGTGGTGGCAGGTTCGGGTGGTGCGGGTGTGACGGTGATGCGGACGACGTTTTTAGGGTTACAGCGACCGTTTGAGGCTTGGATTGATGGCGACTGGAAGAGTGTGAAGCCGTATAGCGATCGAGAAGTCGTGGAGTTTCCCCAATACGGTAAAGTCGGCGTTTACTGGTTTGATATGCCCGAAGCGTTTACCCTGCCTGATACGTTTCCGGTCAAGACTGTCGTGACTAAGTTTGCAACAGTTCCCACTTTTTATAACTATCTCACTTGGAGTGTGGCGCGTTGGTGGCATCCGCGATTGTTGCAGACCAAAGCGGTGATTGAGTTTCTATCGCACGTCAGTCACTCGATGACGGATGTCAGCGATCGCTTTAGTGGCATTGGAGTTGCAATTCGATCGGAAGTGATTGGCGAAAAAAATGGTCGATCGATGCGCTGTATTTCAACATTGACGCACCCAGATACGGCAGTTTCAGCGGGAATTGGAACGGGAACGGTCGCGGAAATGTTGCTGTCTGGAGAATTGAAAAAACCGGGAGTTTGGGCGATCGAGCAAGCGTTACCGACTGCATTGTTTGATCAAGCGATGCAAAGTCGAGGAATTGAAATTCAACAGCAGTTAGTGGAGTAAAGTTTTCTGGGCTGATCGCACCAATTGTTTAATGTGGTCAAAATCCGGTGATATTGTTTCAGAGTCCGATCGCATCCACAGCAAAAATTCAATGTTTCCCGCTGGACCCAAGAGCGGCGACCATGTAAGACCTTGATAGTACCAACCAATCGATCGAGCCGATTCCAGAACCTGCACGATCGCATCCGTCTGATCTTTCACATCGCGCACTACGCCTTTTTTTCCAATGCGATCGCGTCCCACTTCAAACTGAGGTTTGACGAGCAAAACAGCTTCTTTCGGTGACTGCAACAGTTCCCAGAGTGCAGGCAAAATCTTAGTTAATGAAATAAACGAAACATCAACTACCGCCAAATCGGGAATTGGTTGATCAGGAGCATATAACTCTTCAGGTTTAAGATGCCGAATATTCGTCCGTTCTCTCAAAATCACACGCGGATCTTGGCGCAAACTCCAGGCAACTTGTCCATACCCAACATCAATTCCATAGACCAGTTTTGCACCCGATTGCAGCAAACAATCGGTAAAGCCACCTGTTGAAATGCCACCATCAAGACAAACGCGATCGCGAATCTCGATCGGGAATTCCTCCAAAGCCTTACTCAGCTTTTCACCGCCACGAGAAACAAACGGCGATCGCGCTTTAATCTCGATCGTGGCATCGATCTCAACTTCAGTTCCTGGTTTATCAACTAACTGCTGATCGACCCGAACTTCACCCGCCTGAATCAGTCGCTGAGCTTGTTGGCGAGACGTGCAAAGATCACGATCGACGAGAAGCGTATCAAGCCGCTGTTTAGGCATTGTTAAAATGTCACCTTGTATAACTGAAACAATTCTCCAGGCTGTGTTTTTACAAGT contains:
- the nusG gene encoding transcription termination/antitermination protein NusG, which produces MTYTSDETQNDRTDDNPDDQLTRSARWYAVQVASGCEKRVKMNLEQRIETLDVANRILDVQIPETPILRHQKDGRPKEAAEKVFPGYVLVKMVMDDETWQVIKNTPNVINFVGAEQKRRYGRGRGHVKPMPLGHGEVERIFKQSQEQEPVRKIDMATGDKITVLSGPFKDFEGEVIEVSPERNKLKALLSIFGRETPVELEVNQVEKI
- the cbiM gene encoding cobalt transporter CbiM, giving the protein MVFFPHHLALHIPDGFLNVPVTLLTWIFAIVLIAVSLNRVQAEYQERTVPLMGVCAAFIFAAQMINFPIPGGTSGHLLGGTLAGVLLGPWAGSLVMTVVFIVQAFLFQDGGVTALGANIFNMGLIGTFGGYYLYRSIRNAMGRDDSKAILTGAAIAAWVSVMIAAIVCAFQLAISGAVPLPVALSAMTFWHLMIGIGEAVITVIALSYILKTRPDLIHRAPRAAREDMSRSYSSR
- the rplL gene encoding 50S ribosomal protein L7/L12 encodes the protein MSAVTDEIVEKLKGLTLLEASELVKQIEETFGVSAAAPAGGMMMMAPGGGGAAAAEEVEEKTEFDAVLEEVPADKKIAVLKVVRGITGLGLKEAKDLVEAAPKAVKEGVAKAEAEDIKKQIEEAGGKVSVK
- the rplK gene encoding 50S ribosomal protein L11; amino-acid sequence: MAKKVTAVIKLAINAGKANPAPPIGPALGQHGVNIMMFCKEYNARTADQAGMVVPVEISVYEDRSFTFILKTPPASKLIAKAAGIETGSGEPNKKKVGKISRTQLEDIAKTKLPDLNANDIEAAMKIIEGTARNMGVTIAD
- a CDS encoding tetratricopeptide repeat protein is translated as MFAKLWRWLKQSFRHWFGTRSQVEPAISPVQQTLSAAEYEAVFFALLNEVERRSEFNRGWIRGFLQQRGVTREGLAEWLRGFGERLQGGEEHRELGERLLRLGRLQEGELCWVAESIGQRLERENRSQAPNDEAEAWFERGNECYRAGNFEGAIVSYDKVLDIKPDLPGVRIIRGISLDNLGRYEDAIASYDKALGITSDLPEVWIIRGDSLHNLGRDEDAVASFDKALDIEPNYQALYNRGISLHNLGRCEDAVASFDKALDIESDSHAAWCNRGSSLHNLGRDEDAIASFDKALDIKPDLDEAWYNRGILLNDLDRYEDAIASFDKALHIKPGKNEAWNNRSISLHNLGQYEDAIVSCDKALDIKPDNHSAWTNRGNSLHNLGQYEDAIVSCDKAIKIKPDFHAAWYNRGISLDNLGRYEGAIANYNQGLTHVLKEADPEGWGNLHRGKGNTYFYQAQREQNIQAAKIYYGRVITSYNTARQTLESFPKHYLELIQNLIKAYLGLGNPKAADKWHVTGLEVFRQLINAQSTPLQKRNLEAKFSGFSQIAVDRLIAQDETITALETAERYKNRCLTWILDEWKEQVVSPSYAEMRQLLNPQTAIVYWHFSDDSLATFILTPTSEDPILLENALPYDRCQKLQSWIKSWNTQYNDYRNKKANQSDHPWRRSLKTQLAKLKEILQISAIESHLSNIQNLILLPHRDLHRFPLHALFSETLAVSYLPSLQIGLTLQKKPRSTHLNLLSVEDPKTDRAQMPYAQLESALACYLFPHHTRLDETKATAENVIHALSDQHTHFHFTGHAGYNTPPEHSALILTDDEPLTAKTIRHLNLTAYELITLSACETALTGNQSIDTEFVGLVSAFLQAGATAVLSTLWNVNEISNTWLILKFYELYPEIPAAQALKTAQTWLRSLTYQALLEWLDRWLTQLSPNHDYHQDIQDEITLIQENLNARKIELQDTPYSDPYHWAAFTLTGTHQ
- the secE gene encoding preprotein translocase subunit SecE, giving the protein MAKTEEVKKSGFNPNEFAKETKEELDKVVWPSRQQLIGESISVILMVTLSATTIYFVDQLFHWAQVKVFG
- the rplJ gene encoding 50S ribosomal protein L10; the protein is MGRTLASKKEIVADLKETLSETQLVFIIGYSGLSVAEITDLRNRLRPKGAICRVAKNTFMEKATEGDDRWQAVSELLKGDSAFVMVKDDLGGAIKAYQEFQKAAKKTEIRGGVMDGRVLKEADLKAIADLPSKEQLIAQIAGAINGVATQLAVGINEVPSGLARALQQLSEKDQEAA
- a CDS encoding PDGLE domain-containing protein encodes the protein MSQASQTRNRAFVISGLGIALLVAVFLSPFASSNPDGLDRVAQDQGFENKATEEPIAHKLPFYQIFEEYQLRGVPEQIATPAAGLLGTLATFGLAWGAGKVLIRNREHQ
- the rplA gene encoding 50S ribosomal protein L1; translated protein: MVKKLSKRTRELRAKVEDKAYTPLEALELLKETATAKFPESAEAHIRLGIDPKYSDQQLRTTVALPKGTGQEVRVAVIARGEKVTEATNAGADIAGSEELIDEIQKGRMDFDLLIATPDVMPQVAKLGRVLGPRGLMPSPKGGTVTFDLPQAIAEFKAGKLEFRADRTGIVHVLFGKATFSADDLLTNLKALQETIDRNRPSGAKGRYWRTMYVSSTMGPSIEVDINSLRDLKVGDAA
- the rplS gene encoding 50S ribosomal protein L19, which codes for MNAQEIIRSIEAEQLKDNIPTIYIGDTVRVGVIIQEGDKERTQPYEGVVIAKGSAGITKNITVRRVFQGVGVERVFLIHSPRIESIKVIRRAKVRRAKLYYLRDRVGKATRLKQRFDRPLT